From a single Poecilia reticulata strain Guanapo linkage group LG2, Guppy_female_1.0+MT, whole genome shotgun sequence genomic region:
- the LOC103475444 gene encoding mitogen-activated protein kinase kinase kinase kinase 4 isoform X7: MANDSPAKSLVDIDLASLRDPAGIFELVEVVGNGTYGQVYKGRHVKTGQLAAIKVMDVTEDEEEEIKLEINMLKKYSHHRNIATYYGAFIKKSPPGHDDQLWLVMEFCGAGSITDLVKNTKGNQLKEDWIAYISREILRGLAHLHAHHVIHRDIKGQNVLLTENAEVKLVDFGVSAQLDRTVGRRNTFIGTPYWMAPEVIACDENPDATYDYRSDLWSCGITAIEMAEGAPPLCDMHPMRALFLIPRNPPPRLKSKKWSKKFFSFIESCLVKNYTQRPPTEQLLKHPFIRDQPNERQVRIQLKDHIDRTKKKRGEKDETEYEYSGSEDEEEDPPEQEGEPSSIVNVPGESTLRRDFIRLQQENKERSEALRHQQLLQEQQLREQEEYKRQLLAERQKRIEQQKEQRRRLEEQQRREREMRRQQEREQRRREQEEKRRMEEMDRRRKEEEERRRAEEEKRRNDREQEYIRRQLEEEQRHLEKLQEQLLREQAMLLADERFRKNIQGSPQSAPPSKQPPLPPRSSEPYSNGGSASEASAMHRPMEPQVPVRTTSRSPVLSRRESPLPSQPNQRSVGSNVEQRPLWDRVEKLQSRPGSGSSSGSNASSQASPGDRFRPRSSSKSEGSPLQRPENIPKKQEEKNSSRPTRPADLTALAKELRAVDDVRPPHKVTDYSSSSDDSGTTDEEDEEEVDQEAGEESTSGAEDSRTGRLSNGETDSAKTMLVEDLESEQATTPSKDGTLVIRQSTADTKRLVSLSSSSSSSPGSGPSQGFPEKNGFPGRIHHLPDLIQQSHHSPSSSAAILSSISMSMSPCSSSSSSSSFQSSSSQASPGMCSQIPLDELTAIESQSENNSMSKHKSSSSFTPFIDPRLLQISPSSGSSLNNMAGFGQEGRLADPLRSDPSRKGSVVNVNPVNTRPPSDTPEIRKYKKRFNSEILCAALWGVNLLVGTESGLMLLDRSGQGKVYPLINRRRIQQMDVLEGLNVLVTISGKKNKLRVYYLSWLRNKILHNDPEVEKKQGWVNVGDLEGCVHYKVVKYERIKFLVLALKNSVEVYAWAPKPYHKFMAFKSFGDLVHKPLLVDLTVEEGQRLKVIYGSCSGFHAVDVDSGAVYDIYLPTHIQTNIQCHAIIILPNTDGIELLVCYEDEGVYVNTYGRITKDVVLQWGEMPTSVAYIRSNQIMGWGEKAIEIRSVETGHLDGVFMHKRAQRLKFLCERNDKVFFASVRQGGASQVYFMTLGRSSLMSW, from the exons GGACGACATGTCAAGACTGGACAGCTGGCTGCCATCAAAGTCATGGATGTCACAGAG gatgaagaggaggaaattAAACTGGAGATCAATATGCTTAAGAAGTACTCCCACCACAGAAACATAGCCACCTACTACGGTGCTTTCATTAAGAAGAGTCCCCCGGGACATGACGACCAGCTCTGG ctggTGATGGAGTTTTGTGGTGCTGGTTCGATCACAGACCTGGTGAAGAACACAAAGGGAAACCAGCTGAAGGAAGACTGGATTGCCTATATTTCCAGAGAGATTCTTAGA GGTTTGGCCCACTTACACGCCCACCATGTGATCCACCGTGACATCAAAGGCCAGAACGTCCTGCTGACTGAGAACGCCGAAGTGAAGCTGG TGGATTTCGGTGTGAGCGCCCAGCTGGATCGGACAGTCGGGAGGAGAAACACATTCATCGGGACTCCGTATTGGATGGCCCCGGAGGTCATCGCTTGCGACGAGAACCCAGATGCCACGTATGATTACCGG AGCGATCTGTGGTCCTGCGGCATCACCGCAATCGAGATGGCGGAGGGCGCGCCGc CGCTTTGCGACATGCACCCCATGCGAGCGCTCTTCCTCATCCCAAGAAACCCTCCTCCGAGGCTCAAATCCAAAAAATG GTCCAAGAAGTTTTTCAGCTTCATCGAGAGCTGTCTAGTGAAGAACTACACGCAGCGGCCTCCGACCGAGCAGCTGCTGAAGCATCCCTTCATCCGGGACCAGCCCAACGAGCGGCAGGTCAGGATCCAGCTCAAAGACCACATCGACCGCACcaagaagaagagaggagagaagg ATGAAACCGAATACGAGTACAGCGGcagtgaggatgaggaagaggatcCTCCAGAGCAGGAAGGAGAGCCGAG CTCTATCGTCAACGTGCCGGGAGAGTCGACTCTGCGGCGCGACTTCATCCGCCTGCAGCAGGAGAACAAGGAGCGGTCAGAGGCGCTCCGCCACCAGCAACTCctccaggagcagcagctccgTGAGCAGGAGGAGTACAAGCGCCAACTACTGGCTGAAAGACAGAAACGCATCGAACAACAGAAGGAGCAGAGACGGCGGCTAGAAGAG CAACAGAGACGGGAGCGGGAGATGAGGAGGCAACAGGAGCGTGAGCAGCGCCGGCGGGAGCAGGAGGAAAAGAGGCGAATGGAGGAGATGGATCGCCGGCgtaaagaggaggaagagcgcCGGCGAGccgaggaggagaagaggaggaacgACCGCGAACAG GAGTACATCCGGcgtcagctggaggaggagcagcggcaCCTGGAGAAACTGCAGGAGCAGCTGCTCCGAGAACAGGCCATGCTGCTG GCTGACGAGCGTTTCCGTAAAAACATTCAGGGCTCCCCTCAGTCCGCCCCTCCTTCCAAGCAGCCCCCTCTGCCTCCCCGCTCCTCTGAACCTTACTCCAACGGCGGCTCGGCTTCGGAGGCCTCCGCCATGCACCGACCCATGGAGCCTCAG GTACCAGTGAGGACAACATCCAGGTCTCCTGTGTTGTCTCGCAGAGAGTCCCCGCTGCCGTCTCAGCCCAACCAGAGGAGCGTTGGCAG TAATGTGGAGCAGCGCCCCCTGTGGGACAGAGTGGAGAAGCTGCAGTCTCGGCCCGGCAGCGGCAGCTCCTCGGGCTCCAACGCCAGCTCCCAGGCCAGTCCGGGTGACCGCTTCAGGCCACGTT ctTCGTCTAAATCTGAAGGCTCGCCTCTGCAGCGTCCGGAAAACAtcccaaaaaaacaagaagagaaGAACTCCTCCAGGCCCACTCGACCAGCT GACCTGACCGCTCTGGCCAAGGAGCTGCGTGCGGTGGACGACGTGCGGCCTCCTCACAAGGTGACCGACTACTCCTCATCGAGCGACGACTCCGGCACCACGgacgaggaggacgaggaggaggtgGACCAGGAGGCCGGAGAGGAGTCCACCTCAGGAGCCGAGGACTCCAGGACGGG GAGGCTGAGCAACGGAGAGACAGATTCAGCTAAGACCATGCTGGTGGAAGACCTGGAGAGCGAACAAGCCACCACCCCCTCCAAAGACGGCACCCTGGTCATCAGACAG AGCACAGCTGACACAAAGCGGTTGGTCagtctctcatcttcctcctcttcctcgcccGGCTCTGGCCCCAGTCAGGGCTTCCCGGAGAAAAACGGCTTCCCGGGCCGCATTCACCACCTGCCCGACCTTATCCAGCAGAGCCATCACTCCCCTTCCTCTTCTGCAGCCATCCTTTCCTCCATCTCCATGTCCATGTCTCCCtgctcctcgtcctcctcctcttcctccttccagTCATCCTCTAGCCAGGCCAGTCCTGGAATGTGCTCACAGATTCCCCTGGACGAGCTCACTGCCATCGAG TCCCAGTCAGAGAACAACTCCATGTCCAAACACAAGTCCTCTTCATCGTTCACACCCTTCATTGACCCTCGTCTTCTTCAGATCTCTCCATCCAGCGGCAGCTCCCTTAACAACATGG CTGGATTTGGTCAAGAAGGTCGGCTCGCTGACCCACTGAGGTCTGACCCGTCCCGTAAAGGATCGGTGGTCAACGTCAACCCCGTCAACACGCGCCCACCGAGCGACACTCCAGAGATCCGCAAGTACAAGAAGAGGTTCAACTCTGAGATCCTGTGTGCAGCACTCTGGG GAGTGAACCTGCTGGTCGGGACAGAGAGCGGGCTGATGCTCCTGGACCGAAGCGGTCAGGGGAAAGTCTACCCGCTGATAAACCGGCGTCGCATCCAACAGATGGACGTCTTGGAGGGACTCAACGTTCTGGTCACCATATCGG GTAAAAAGAACAAGCTGCGAGTTTACTACCTGTCGTGGCTCAGGAACAAGATTTTGCACAACGACCCTGAAGTGGAGAAGAAGCAGGGCTGGGTGAACGTGGGCGACCTCGAGGGCTGCGTCCACTACAAAGTCG TGAAATACGAGAGGATTAAGTTTTTGGTGTTGGCCTTGAAGAACTCTGTGGAAGTGTACGCCTGGGCTCCCAAACCCTACCATAAATTCATGGCATTCAAA TCTTTCGGAGACCTCGTGCACAAGCCTCTGCTGGTTGACTTGACCGTGGAGGAGGGccagaggttaaaggtcatctACGGCTCCTGCTCAGGCTTCCATGCCGTCGACGTGGATTCCGGCGCCGTCTACGACATCTACCTGCCCACACAT ATCCAGACCAACATTCAGTGCCACGCCATCATCATCCTCCCCAACACGGACGGCATCGAGCTGCTGGTGTGCTACGAGGACGAGGGCGTCTACGTGAACACCTACGGGCGCATAACCAAGGACGTGGTGCTGCAGTGGGGAGAAATGCCGACGTCAGTGG CCTACATTAGGTCAAACCAGATAATGGGCTGGGGGGAGAAGGCCATCGAGATCCGCTCAGTGGAGACGGGGCACCTGGACGGCGTCTTTATGCACAAAAGAGCCCAGAGACTTAAATTTCTTTGCGAGAGGAATGACAAG gtcttTTTCGCCTCTGTGCGTCAAGGCGGCGCCAGCCAGGTGTACTTTATGACCCTGGGACGCTCCTCCCTTATGAGCTGGTAG